DNA from Branchiostoma lanceolatum isolate klBraLanc5 chromosome 9, klBraLanc5.hap2, whole genome shotgun sequence:
CCGAACAGAACTGTTCTATAGAAGTTGACAAAGAAGCAGAACGTTCTTTTATATTCTATTATGTTCTATAGAATATCACATGGAGCCGTATTCCCCTGGGTGTTCTGTGGGCTTTCTGGTCGACACGGTCACAGCAAGATCATTCCTTTGCGCTGGCTATAACGTAAAGTCTTTATTGATCCACCCTTTATTTTGTAAAACGTTGCCTTATAGTAGCATTAAGTCTTTCGATCACTCTAAGGCTGAGGTATTGGTCTTTTGTTCCGCAAATAGCTTCATCAGGTGGGTAAGTCCTAAGAAAATAGTCCTTTCATTCCCTGGGGAAAGTAGCTGTGGAGCACAAATACGAGTTACCAAAACGTCGGCAAGGTTGTGATTGAGATatctatctccatgaaaaatggagatatagttttgggtgtgtctgtcagtctgtttgtttgtctgtttgtgtttccggactactctagtcagcataactcatgaacctcttgatggattatgatggtatttggtatgtgggcaggtgttgtcaAGCCGaacatcaaggtcgattttgggccccctggtatgtgaccttggtactgcagcagaacttcggtttttgtatctttttacctggacgtgctatggtcttgttgaGATTGTGTTGAAAAAATAACTGTTTCCCCCGGTTTGATGTTGTTAGGTGACAGTTGTACGTATTTTGCCTACAGCTCGGAAACAGTACGATGGTTTGGAAGAGGGGTCCAGTGGGAGGGGTGCTGTTTGTGGCCCTGGCGTGCCTGTCCTATCTGTTCGGTACCATGTACATCGTGACGCCGTGGTTCCCCCTGATGCTGGTACGGCCTGTCTGGTACAGATGGGTGGTGGACAAGCTCATCGCATGGTACTGGATTTTCTTAGTGGTGGGTGGCAATGATAGTTAGGCTTGTCCTCAAATTTTGcatgaaatatatacatttcCTGTTTCGTTTTATTTCTTCACCTTGAATATCTATATTGTTTAGTAATCGCTCCAAATGAATATCttatatttctttttgttttgttttacaggCACTACTAGGTAGGTTCATCCTCCGTTTCTTGTGGTCTGGTCTACAAGTGGTTTGCGTGGTAGGAATGACGTGGAAAGAAAATAGTTGGAAGCTAGATAACATACAAGCCTTTAAAAGACAAGGACTTAATATTATATAGAAGTTTAATGATTAGactccattccaagtcaccaaacGGGTTTTTagtgatatttgtaatatcttGGAATTATTGTAATATAATTataaactgttagaaatattttcaaatgtttagaaaaaagtaaatatgagagtaccatgttttagaaaatgtttcaagaatatgcaaacatttcgaataaagtcaattccacgtcaccgagagggttttcagatgatattgctaataagtttgaacaattttagagaaaagactatttcagtcgaaataattccagactgttcaaacaattagaaatgaaagtttgaacatgtttgaactcatctatatattttggaaatattatgaaagtatttgcacaaatatctctttattaagaacaattttcaaacatctgtgtgattgtttcactgttggaacatgttccaacattttgcatcattctcaaaatggtagatttgggttattgcccccatgaaagtaggtgctaatcacgctctattgtctgcctctgtatatttttagatttcacgtctggacactggcaactcttttgtctttaggtgtctatgcatggcacccagggataatcccctatactttgaagggatgtgtgaatcgccctgttcccagcccactgacccagttataccatttttgtagaatgttggaacatgttcaaacaaatgatcaatctatgttgcaacagtttcgaaactaatacaaataatgtgttcaatgttggaaatttgtttaacctgttggaacatagcagaaaatatctagaacatcaaataaatgttggaaattgttcttaacagttacttatctcacatagattgttacagaggttttgtaaatgttagaacaaaaggcaacaaacaccctctcggtgatgtggaattgactctatgatatattttgtcatctttttacCGTGTGTACAGAGCTGGTGTATGGTGTAAAAGTACGCATCACAGGAGACAGCATCAAACCAGGGGAGAGAACTCTCCTGATCATGAACCACAGGACAAGACTTGACTGGATGTTCCTCTGGATGTATCTCATCCGCCGGGGACAGCTGTCAAAGGAGAAGATCGTCCTCAAGAACGAGCTGAGGAAGATTCCTGGGGCAGGTTAGTTTAATTATAATGCATCAGTCTTAAATGCCTAAAGCAGTGCTCGGAATAATGTTTTTCTGTATACCTGTAACCTCCATTGACATTAATCCgcctggttacataaatccgccactttgaaaaacagtgggatTGAGAGATGTTTCGAGCAACACCCCCTAGgtaggagtgcattatactgcggggacgttgggttggaaagctgtttggacgtatcttttcatgtagggtggtggaattatgtacccttgtggaattatgttagtagatattATCTGTAGCACCTGCACCATACAAGTTATACCTAACGTACATATGTTTTATAAGTCAGTTGTAACcagtacaaaatatgtacaatactCGAGTTAATGTTTTCTTCGGTATTTTTTTCCCAGGTTGGGGTTTGGAGACCGGATGTTTTATGTTCATCACGCGAAGATGGGAGGAAGACGAAAAGATTATGAAGAAGATTCTGGACTATCTGGCATCTATCGGACATAAAACACAACTGTTGCTGTTCCCCGAAGGCACGGACTTGACCGAATACACGAGGCAAAGAAGCGACGCATACGCCGAGAAGTACAACCTTCCTAAGTACGACTACGTCCTGCATCCGAGAACTAAGGGGTTCGTGTACATCGCAGAGAAGCTCATCAAAGGTAAATTGTGTTTGTACCTGAGCAATTATAGTAGTATCTACAGCTTCTCTACCTACGCAGCTagtctttttggcgacgcttcaggGGGAAGCATTTTCACAGAATTATTCTATACTCTTGTcattctgaaatattttgacaatgcttttttttcaatcgaTGTATTTTGCATATTTGTGGTTGAAATATTGGTATCTAGTAGCCCTGAATAGAGATTAGAGGACAATGTACCGCATGGCTTTCCAAAGCTTAATGGCTGAGAGTTGATAGCAAAATAACTGTAGAATATATGCGTTTGTGGTCGTCATTTCATGTAATGATAGCCTGGTATacgtacataacgttacatcctaTGTTTCCAGCGAGCTTCTCGATTCACTTCACCGCACCTTAGCTAGAACAGGATTCATATCAGGCTAATGTTATAATATGTGTGTTGCGTGTCATTACAGAGCACAATCTTGACGCAATCCATGACGTCACGGTTGGCTATCCTGACGGGAAGGCTCAGAAGGAGGCGGACCTGCTCGCCGGCCGCTTCCCGGAGGAGGTTCACTTCCACGTGCGGCGTCACCCCCTCAACACCCTCCCCACCACCCCCGGGGAACTCGAGCAATGGTGCACCACCCTCTGGGCACAGAAGGAGCTGCAGCTCAAGGAATTCTACCAGAAGAAGGCGTTTCCTGACACAAACGTGCTGGAGGGAGGAAAACCGGGCGATCCGCTTAGAGAACTGAAAATGAGAGTCGTTCTTTGGCTTTCAATACTTTTCTTCGTGACTGTGATCCTTGTAGTACCGTATATGATGGTAACTTCAACATCCTTCTTCATTTCAGCCGCCATTATCTGTGCCTTTTACATGGCGCAGCGCGCTGTGTTCGGTGGGGCAGAGCATTTCCAGGTAGATCTGTACAATACGTTCCACAAAAAGTAACTTCAAAGGAAAGAACTGTTCGGAATCATTTATTGCAACAGAAATCGCAGTTTTAttattttcagcaaagtaaCAAATTCAGTAGCTACTTTCTTATACATCGTGGCAAGTTATAGTTTCCAAAGTAGAtataaatctatattttcacaATTGTTGCTACATTCGATTACACTGCTTAATGCATTTGCACGTTACAATACGGTGGAGTGCCTATTGATGGTAATTCTAGCTTTTGTGGATTGGTGGTAAAACTTCCCGCGTAATACTTTATAAATGCACAATGTATTTACAAATAGGCAAATGCTTTGATATCCACTGTTaagattgttgtgttttgttacaaaaagtgccaataactgaaaaaaatgtgtcaAACCATCACCAAGTTACATTATTTCTGTCACTTCATTATAAAGTTATGATAAGTATGGAGACTTAGTTGTATCTTTCTCGTGATTAGAAATCATTCATGTGCAAGAGCAACTTGTTCTCGAAGATGTTTGTTCGCTTTGGGACATGTCGAGATTATAGTTCACATTCCTTCAAAACCCCCCATGTCATTCTCATGACTCTCACTTGCACTTGTTTGTGACTGTCTCTTGTCTGACTTATCACCacagcaacagcaacaacaactacaaatgCAGGCGCCTACAATACATAATGAAACTACCGAAGTCCAGACAAAGCTCAGGAAGATCAGCGCACGTGAGGCTGTTCTTCGCGCCAACACTTGCTGTGAAATGACATAGAGAATCAGGAATCATTTTAGAATTCTTTAAAAGAACCCAAAATTACAAGGCTCGCATCGCAGTCGGAGAGGATACACCGCTTTTGATATCTAATATAGTTACGTTGGCCACTATATCAGATAAAATATACCCTAATAAAGTTTGCTAGGGCCAAATAAGTTATATATATAGCAATTATAAAATATGCAAGACCTAATCAATAAGatgtaaataaaacaagaaggcTTCAAATAAATGTAGAATGGATTATATTGCATTCTTCATAAAACAAGATAATTGACATACCGATGTATTTGAAGGGTTGTACAGACAGCTGTAGGTTGCATTCGTCTTGCCGTAGGTCTTGTTGAAAGCTGTTAGCCTCCCTAATTCTACCCAATATCCGCTGTCCGAATCGCCGCCGCAAAGGTCGACAGAACACCGCTATACAACAACAAATGTATTTAAGAGCTGAGCGAATTCATGAACTCACAAGATTTTCCTGAGTTTCACGTCAATGTGACAAGCATAAAAACAACATAGCATATAATAGAAACTgtgaataattaatgaaaatCTGGCCAATACCACCAAGCCAAAAATGTCCACATCAATATTATCTACACGTGACATGCACATGTACCGCAGTATTTCACGTACCTTAGAGGGCCAAAACGTACCACCGAAGAGGGCATACATATTCTGTAATGCAGGCTTATAAGTAGGGAGTACTCGTTGGTATATGGTATACAGTAACATCTTAAGCCTCGTTTTGGCGCAAAATCTGGCAGGTCCCAGaggattcaaaatggcgacaATGATGGTAATGTGACGGTAAAGAGGTCTatctacataatgtacatgcagAAAATATGATGATGCAAAGATGATGAGGTAAGTATAGATATTCCCGTATCTCTACGATTCTttcgcatgtaacgttactaaccTTGTCACCTGTTATTTCTGACTCGTCATAGTACAGAAACCCTTCAGTTTCTGTAGCCGTGTCGTTGAGTACCTGGTTGTAGCTCACTTTCACGAGCAGACAGGGGTAGCGATCGTGAAACCCTTCACATTTCACCGTGCCTAGAGATGAAGTAAATCATTCGACTTCACCATAAATCGTTTCTAGTCATCGTAATTAGGCTATATTGATATATGGATCATGTAGAATATATCCTCttcgcaccccaaaactgatgtgagcgtgcaaaaaaaagttgtcttcattatgaaatcttagtGGTCAGGAAAGCTGAACAAACGACTGGACAAAAAggacatggtataccaaacaataaattctttacAACATTCTTGTTATGTCACATCTTCCACTTTGGAATTGACATTGGCATTCTCCGACATTattatccgttttccgataATTTTTGCAGTTTACGGCACATATCAttcctcattttgcagcttctttgtacgatttacagtatggtcgaaaacttacATGCATGGCAATCACAACTTCCTATAAGCTACAATTCTATCTAGTACTTCCTTGACACAATGTGTACGCTCAGCAAGCCAAAAATGCCACTTAAGATGTAATCAAATTATGCTTTCATATTTTCTCTATCTTAGCCTTGGCGCACTGACCTCTATACTCAGACGATATTGTCGTACACGTGGCATTCTTGAACGATAGCGATGAAGATGCTAGCGCCGTGGCGGTGGTTCCAATTGCTAACGGAGTAAAGTATAAAAAAAGACCACAGAAACAGGGAAAGAGCATACAGCCACAGACGACAGCAAAAGGTCCTCGGTCTAGCTTAAGCTTCCTCCAAATATTCCCTGTTGACAGTTAGAGCAAATTGGGTCATATGCAAGTAGTGTAACGTAACAAAATGGGCGCCACTGAAACGGTCCACTATACGCAACCGGAAATAGTCACACactagaaacacacacaaagttCGTTACACAGTATGGACAACACAAATAAGCTACACAGTGTTCAATGCTTGTATACTTGAGTTAGAACCGACTGACAGaataacaatgaaaatgttgtaacgttacaaacatGGCCGACGCACTCAAGCAAGAGGTCTACAATAGATACTACCTACATGTTAGAACATGGCGGAAGAAGTCATGGGGAAATGGTGAGATTATAAACTTACTTGTACAGATCTTTGCCATCGTGACGGGCAGCAGGGGTCCAACTAAACTGCGAAATAGGAAGGGAATCAGTTCGAAATAGGAAGGGAATTGCGAAATACAGTGCAGAcgtgcagtacatgtatttgaaaaataCACGGCAGACAGAATCAGTAACGTGCTGACAGATTCAGCCacatacgtaacgttatatggcGCTAGAAAAACAGGGTGGACAACTTGGAGGTAGCCAACAAGGACAGGTACGCATGGAACTTTGACCTTTGCTCGTTGAACTTTTTCATAAAGCAATGAGTTGTAAATaagatttaaacctccttgcataaaATAAGTTATTACAGTACGTTTCTCGTCGTTTTCAAGCCATCTTGATTACAAGAACACATGCCAAAATCTTCGATAAAGTGCACTTATATATACGCTCTCTTCCTCCGTCTCTTGCTTTTTACTTGAAACATTAACCATATCTATAACGTCTATAGAACTttttgaaaacctttttttttggttggcTTAGATTCCTGGATTCAGAAGAGATATGTCGCCTGTGGCATGACATGATTCGACATTCAATGTTCTATGCAACCCTTTATGTTGCTTTACAAGCTTGTTACATAAACGTCGCCCCAAGGGAAGCTTGTCTATTCTTGtcttgtctgtatgtctgtctgcctcactctctctctctctctctctctctttctatgtCCCTCTCtcgattctctctctctctctctctttctctgggTTTCCATGCTGCAGTTTCTTCATGTTCCGCTAGAGGAAGTGAAATCCATTAGCTCTGATTGTTGACGTTTCTAAAACAACATACGCTGATAAGATTGCACCGTGCAACCAACTGCCTTTTAAAGAACGGATAACAAGAACATTTACGAGATGAATTTTCGGCAGAAAAGTCTTTAAGTTTATTTCAGATCGCTGTTTACCCGACGCCTACGTTTTATTTACCCCGCCATCTTAATGTGATTATCCTGAGGCTAGCGTTATTTGCTAGAGGTAAACTAATGGCTTTGTGATAGTCTTACTGCTTCCTGTCGAACCTTCCGCCAGTGGATCAAAAGGTCGAAGTTTCTGGCAAATAAAGGCACTTAGAAGCCTCTGTTCTTTATAATTACACTTCGGCAAGTGTTTATTTAACCCAGTACTTGACGAAGGTGCATTGGAGTTGTCAATCTTTTCCTGAAACGATCCAAAACGACACTCTACAGActaaactgtgatgttttctccAACGCGAGAACTACCAATTGTGGTTAACGTGTCATCATTTATCGGCGACTTCAAAGAGGCCATGTAAGCTAATGTTTGCACTCGAACATTGGCAACTTAAGATTACCTTTAGCAATATTGTCTCACGAATACCTTCacataaacattaaaaaagCTAGTCCTGAAGTCAATTTGCAGCGTGAAAAGCTCAACAAAAGACAGAACGCCCGTTTGTGTTGCATGCTCTGGTTtgctatagggcgtattcacgtgacgtcatcacccctgccctccgtgggcggccatgttggtgctcaccctgcagtgaagtttctcggtgtccgacgctctctaaatttccaaggaatgcgaagtcgtctgatcgctgttttattatatgcaaagagtctccagcctcacatccttttcgctacaaaaatccaatttcacctactggaaatgacccattatcgacgagcgaggttcCCCAGCAGCAAACCGgcggccgctaaactgtttacagagtacgcataaaatcagttcacagcatacaagtgttccaaggcctgtagccacgtagtacagtgtcttgagtgtcgtgagaaattttgttgacagggagtacgttatgatgaaagttcgacgttgaaagacccccagtcagttatgaatgaacgtatctcaagcagcGACTACaaggtgccgcgactgtgttacacaacgggcctgtaacttgcttttcgaccagatacaaaaggtttccatacacacacgttgattctcaaacttcaactatttagatccgctgttcgtatgtcagaaatccacttttgtttcagtcgtttaaTCCCTTCGTaatcgtatgttcccgcacgtaacacgagaaacgcaaaaccaatcttactgttacccgaccggtgtgtgctttatcagtctcAATcgaacatctgaccacgaggcaaaacaccatgattatgagacaaaacgttttgaagggaaattgtgaatggcgtagaaaacatctgccatttatacagagagttccatagggctccactatcaagtgagcaccaacatggccgccagtgctcgttgctagggggagggtcacgtgactgaatacgccctatacaaTGTAACGCAGTTAGTATCAAAGTCAGACACCTGTTTGATCCAGTTTGATCCGGTACCTGCCACACGTTATACCGGTTTAAACTTGTCATGTTTGACCGGTAAATACACATGTATTCCTTGTTAATTGGGTGGAAGTAGAGAAACAAATGCCTGTGCTTGAACAATCATAGAACTATATCTTACAATAACAACTCTGAACTCCTCCCGTCTAATCACCTATTTTGTACTCGGTGTTAGCTCAAGCTTAGCCCTATTAACACTGATGAGTGATTCCCAACGGCCCTGACACGAGTGTGACATGTGTGTTGACAGCAGAGATAGATCTATATCAGCATTCAGGATGCGGTTGTCGCGATTAATATATGCTACACGTTTACATGTAATACTGCTGACAGTGAAGTTGCGCCTCTCTATCAATCATTCTTTCTCGTGTTTACAGGTGAGTAGTACTAACATATGCTCTGAGAATGGCTAGACTTGATAGAAATTCCCATAACAACGTAATAGACGTTATTATGTATGTCAGTATGGGTTCATCCTCATTTTGTAAAGCCCTATCAATATGTTCACAGTAGTTGCATCAGAATGCCACATTACCACCACCTACTAAATCATAACTCACTAGTACAGTTGACAAATTCCCACTCTAAAACTGACTGTACAAAGTTGCAATATTTTCCTTTATCATCACCAACTGTGTTTTTGTTATTATGTCAACAATGACTCAACATATCTGCTCGCCTTTTGTAGTAGACTACATCTAACTTCAAAGGGGGTGAATAGGTTAATGGTTTTATGACCTCTCCTGGTGTTGCAACAGTCATCGTGCTTGTCTCCTTTTTTAAACAACGGTACATTTCAAAGCACACTTCAAAGGTTTACGACAAAACTGCTTATCTTAAAATACCATATCATAACATCGCAGGAATGCTTTAACTTTTAAACAAAACCGATGACCATGATTTATAACAAGTGTATAATTATACCCACCACATGCCATTTTACTTACACCTATGATACTACATTTTGCTGATATGCAAAGAAAGTGTAGGTCGTCTGTACTTCTGAATATTAAGTTACGGTGCGGTCACATTCATCGTGGGACGTCGTGCGATTTTGATAccgtagaattttcaaacatcCTGTGACAGAACCATGGCCAACCGCCGACAACGATCTGAGACAGATTTTTCcataaaaagacagcaaaatttCTTACGACGTTTGCACGGCTATCCCAAAATACCCACAGTTTGCGACCGTACGACTATCGTGCGACAAATGCACCCAGGGCCTTAGTAAGTTAGTTCAGTCTTCGTCCCCGGACAGGTCGACGTTTTCAGATGAAGTCATGGCATGTTGCAAGTCCAGTGTGTCCGAGGACGGTGGTTCTGTGTTCTCCACTGggaaattcaatttttctacTGTCACATCTGGAAGGGGTACTGGCTGGGCGTCCCTCTTCTCTAAaagtttgaagaagaaaaacaggaATCCAGTTTAGATATTGAACTATAAAATTACAATACTTCAcatatatcggtacagtacgaCACATGATAAGTTAATAATACATTCCGTGTTTACAGTATAAATAGATTACAACAGTAGTAGTTGGGCATGTTTTAGCATGTACAACAAGGTACATCCGTTCTTCTAACAGGTGGCTTTGATCTCTTCCGCCCTACTTAATCTTTGGCGTTAGTTTGACGCCTGCCAGACATGTCGACACACCTTTCTTGGACCAGAACATGTAGCTAGTTCTAGCACAAACAAGCCTATATTGAGTGGTCTAGACTTTGGAGTCGATAAAATCTTTTTTCTATGTCCGAACATATTGAAATCAAATGAATTTTCATATCTTAGAATGAAAGATAGAAGGTTTTATAAGCGATTAAAAGTCTAAAGGAAGAAGACAATGTGTGTGGGGCCGAGGGTGGTACCCTGTGGTCCATATTTACCCTAGGCCTGTTCACAATAACGCCTTACTTTTGCGGTTACCCAAGATAACCTCATCCCGTTGTTTCTTCCTCCGGAGAATAACCACCGTAACCACAGCTCCCACCACCAAGGCGACCGACAGGGCAAGACACACGGCCACAACCGGCCAGATCCACGCTGCCTGTTCGGTTGGTGGTCTGTCTGAAAATAACAACACTATTTTGTACTTCTAGCAAAAGAACTTGAAAAACCTTGAAGAGTTGTTCCTAATTCCTATCTATGAATTGTGAGTTCATCGTGGCTTGTTAGCTACAAGCAAATAAACGGTTTTGTAAAAGACTCTAGCTTGCTTCCGCTCTCAGCTTTGTACATGTGGGACTCCAAGGTTAcggatacaatgtattttcaacGAACAATAGACACGCACTCGAGCAAACTTCCTCTTCTTGCCTCCCCttgggtacatacatgtagtacacggGGACAAACGTCAGCATTTATTAAAGTAAACACTGTAAAAGTTATGACACTTGTTGCTAGAAAAATAAAGTAGGTTATTGTAAATTTTGGGTATCCACAGTCAGTGGCGGATTGAGGAAATTGGGTCCGGAAACTGTTGAAGGACAATTGTTTAGTCGCGTGTGTGAAGCGGGCCTAAGAGTACGGTCCAGGGAGCACTTGGCTGACAGATCAGATAAGGACTCACTCTCACTGCCACCGTTGGGGCCGTGACTAATTGATTTTTAAGCAGGACCAGGTGGATTTATCTAGCTCAGGATATGAAATCTCGTAGAGAAAGCAGAAATCACGGCTGGCCACCAGGGTTCACTATGCCAAACTGTTTCCACGCGGTCTACGCAGACCAACAAGTCCTCGACTCCGAGACCAAACATGCCCcaaaggaaattctacaactggaagattctctccaagcagaggaggggttcatcatcatcatagttcgTCCGGATTGGTTGGAGGAGGGGTtgcggctgttttttgacgtgcttttaggcgtttttgtcggactttctactttgtcatgtcatttatatataaagaaaaacatgacaaagtagaaagcccgacaaaaacgccttttaaaacagccggaacccctcctctgcttggagagtaccctgAGGATAAATTAGCGTTCCCTGAGTTGATAGATCAGCGTTTTGGCATCTACACACATGATCAAGGCTACGGGTTCAGTCTCACCGTTAGAATAAAATACAGTATCCTTGCACTGGCATAGAATAAAGCCTGACAAATACCTGTGATCTCTTCCTGAGAGGACAGTTGTAGCGCATCTGTGACACTATCTGTGACTGACTGTCGCAGGAAATCtatgaaacaaaacatatttGCCATCAAATGATCGTCTAACGTGACTGGCATATCAAGTACATACATGAGTTTGATCTGTTATTCAACTGTGATGATGATCAAAGAAAGAGCACAGTTCCTTAAGCCTTACCTATACACTTCTGTGTTGAGCAGACCCCGGTATTGGGAAACTTCATGCACAGATCACAGGACATACAGTCGTGTATCGGGTCTCCTTCATACGCCATCCCCTCGGGACAGGTGGGAACGGCGGGCGGCATCTTGGCGCGGTGGTGAAAAATCTGTGACAACTAAACTCGATGTTTTCAGTGGAGACACCTAGCTACTTGACCCTA
Protein-coding regions in this window:
- the LOC136442111 gene encoding uncharacterized protein; protein product: MAKICTRNIWRKLKLDRGPFAVVCGCMLFPCFCGLFLYFTPLAIGTTATALASSSLSFKNATCTTISSEYRGTVKCEGFHDRYPCLLVKVSYNQVLNDTATETEGFLYYDESEITGDKRCSVDLCGGDSDSGYWVELGRLTAFNKTYGKTNATYSCLYNPSNTSQVLARRTASRALIFLSFVWTSVVSLCIRTNIFENKLLLHMNDF
- the LOC136441986 gene encoding lysocardiolipin acyltransferase 1-like, yielding MVWKRGPVGGVLFVALACLSYLFGTMYIVTPWFPLMLVRPVWYRWVVDKLIAWYWIFLVALLELVYGVKVRITGDSIKPGERTLLIMNHRTRLDWMFLWMYLIRRGQLSKEKIVLKNELRKIPGAGWGLETGCFMFITRRWEEDEKIMKKILDYLASIGHKTQLLLFPEGTDLTEYTRQRSDAYAEKYNLPKYDYVLHPRTKGFVYIAEKLIKEHNLDAIHDVTVGYPDGKAQKEADLLAGRFPEEVHFHVRRHPLNTLPTTPGELEQWCTTLWAQKELQLKEFYQKKAFPDTNVLEGGKPGDPLRELKMRVVLWLSILFFVTVILVVPYMMVTSTSFFISAAIICAFYMAQRAVFGGAEHFQVDLYNTFHKK
- the LOC136442557 gene encoding uncharacterized protein, whose amino-acid sequence is MPPAVPTCPEGMAYEGDPIHDCMSCDLCMKFPNTGVCSTQKCIDFLRQSVTDSVTDALQLSSQEEITDRPPTEQAAWIWPVVAVCLALSVALVVGAVVTVVILRRKKQRDEVILGNRKKKRDAQPVPLPDVTVEKLNFPVENTEPPSSDTLDLQHAMTSSENVDLSGDED